The following are from one region of the Streptomyces fradiae genome:
- a CDS encoding M4 family metallopeptidase, translated as MARRTSRGLIAAATATVALIAPAGLAGPAAAADTAPHSAGPQARIFMVNPVQSTGDQSLTDAKDSATAVPASAYTLAELRNLDGSGGLSGRWASVRSDTGASAKVADIGSYDRHDDQFEQVMAYFWVNEAQDYLQGLGFGSELPGANDRVQPVRINQWGADNSFFTDKKDEIRFGKGGVDDAEDAEVIVHEYGHAVHEAQVPGFGASAEAGAIGEAFGDYLAVAVGTNAATRHGWPVRTDLACVGDWDSVMYSGAPHCLRRLDGTKVYADRVGEVHADGEIWSRALWDIRTALGARTADRIIVNAQFGFAPDTSFSAAAAQTVATARSMYGQAAADAVRDAFRAREIPGV; from the coding sequence ATGGCTCGCCGCACATCCCGCGGCCTGATCGCCGCGGCCACCGCCACCGTGGCGCTGATCGCCCCCGCGGGACTGGCCGGACCGGCCGCCGCCGCGGACACCGCCCCGCACTCCGCCGGGCCCCAGGCCCGCATCTTCATGGTCAACCCTGTGCAGTCCACGGGCGACCAGTCGCTCACCGACGCCAAGGACTCCGCCACCGCGGTCCCCGCCTCCGCCTACACGCTCGCGGAGCTGCGCAACCTCGACGGCAGCGGCGGCCTCTCCGGCCGCTGGGCCTCCGTCCGGTCCGACACCGGCGCCTCGGCGAAGGTCGCCGACATCGGCTCGTACGACCGGCACGACGACCAGTTCGAGCAGGTCATGGCGTACTTCTGGGTCAACGAGGCGCAGGACTACCTCCAGGGCCTCGGCTTCGGCAGCGAACTCCCCGGCGCCAACGACCGGGTGCAGCCCGTGCGGATCAACCAGTGGGGCGCCGACAACTCCTTCTTCACCGACAAGAAGGACGAGATCCGCTTCGGCAAGGGCGGCGTCGACGACGCCGAGGACGCCGAGGTGATCGTCCACGAGTACGGGCACGCCGTGCACGAGGCCCAGGTGCCCGGCTTCGGCGCCTCCGCCGAGGCCGGCGCGATCGGCGAGGCCTTCGGCGACTACCTCGCCGTCGCCGTCGGCACGAACGCCGCCACCCGCCACGGCTGGCCGGTGCGCACCGACCTCGCCTGCGTCGGCGACTGGGACTCCGTCATGTACAGCGGCGCCCCGCACTGCCTGCGGCGCCTGGACGGCACCAAGGTCTACGCCGACCGGGTCGGCGAGGTCCACGCGGACGGCGAGATCTGGTCCCGCGCGCTCTGGGACATCCGCACGGCGCTCGGCGCCCGTACCGCCGACCGGATCATCGTCAACGCCCAGTTCGGCTTCGCCCCCGACACCTCCTTCTCGGCCGCGGCGGCCCAGACCGTCGCGACCGCCCGGAGCATGTACGGACAGGCCGCCGCCGACGCGGTCCGCGACGCCTTCCGGGCCCGGGAGATACCCGGCGTCTGA
- a CDS encoding glycoside hydrolase family 6 protein: protein MQTDRKTDRKTDRRPGQHRRTAGLVTALAVCAAWAAGGPAARAEEPVTPTLTPTTRFYVEPDNGAARQAVADAAAGDTDDAARMTRLAALPQAAWFTGGTPEQARTDAAALGARAGAAGQVPVLVAYNVPGRDCGLYSGGGAASSTAYREWVTALADGIGDGPAVVLLEPDGLGALPKDCAGTGDPTGELTRARLADLGFAVTALKQHPRTLVYLDAGNSQWRAVGDMAQRLIDAGVDRADGFALNVSNFQPTDHQTRYGGWLAKCVWFATQGPDWGRGHTDWCASQYYSAAAPNDGSPGNAVSADDPTTWHWTDAWYDQTVGQPATTELAHFVVDTSRNGKGPWKPAAGTYPDPETWCNPPGRGMGPRPTADTGQPLVDAYLYVKTIGDSDGSCTRGTTGPADPVYGVVDPPAGAWWPEFAHALARDAEPALLP, encoded by the coding sequence ATGCAGACGGATCGGAAGACGGACCGGAAGACGGACCGGAGACCGGGACAGCATCGGCGCACCGCCGGACTCGTGACGGCACTCGCCGTCTGCGCCGCCTGGGCGGCCGGCGGACCGGCGGCGCGCGCCGAGGAGCCGGTCACGCCCACCCTCACGCCGACGACCCGGTTCTATGTGGAGCCCGACAACGGCGCCGCCCGGCAGGCCGTCGCCGACGCGGCGGCCGGGGACACGGACGACGCCGCCCGGATGACCCGCCTCGCCGCCCTGCCGCAGGCGGCCTGGTTCACCGGCGGGACGCCCGAACAGGCGCGCACGGACGCCGCCGCGCTCGGCGCACGCGCCGGCGCAGCCGGACAGGTGCCCGTCCTCGTCGCGTACAACGTGCCCGGCCGGGACTGCGGCCTGTACTCCGGCGGCGGCGCCGCGTCCTCCACCGCCTACCGGGAGTGGGTCACCGCGCTCGCCGACGGCATCGGCGACGGCCCCGCCGTCGTCCTCCTCGAACCCGACGGACTCGGCGCGCTCCCCAAGGACTGCGCCGGCACCGGCGACCCCACCGGCGAGCTGACCAGGGCCCGCCTCGCCGACCTCGGCTTCGCCGTCACCGCGCTCAAGCAACACCCCCGCACCCTCGTCTACCTCGACGCCGGCAACAGCCAGTGGCGCGCCGTCGGCGACATGGCCCAGCGGCTGATCGACGCCGGCGTCGACCGCGCCGACGGCTTCGCGCTCAACGTCTCCAACTTCCAGCCCACCGACCACCAGACCCGCTACGGCGGCTGGCTGGCCAAGTGCGTCTGGTTCGCCACCCAGGGCCCCGACTGGGGCCGCGGCCACACCGACTGGTGCGCGAGCCAGTACTACTCCGCCGCCGCGCCCAACGACGGCAGCCCCGGCAACGCCGTCTCCGCCGACGACCCCACCACCTGGCACTGGACCGACGCCTGGTACGACCAGACCGTCGGTCAGCCCGCCACCACGGAACTCGCCCACTTCGTCGTCGACACCAGCCGCAACGGCAAGGGCCCCTGGAAGCCCGCCGCCGGCACGTACCCCGACCCCGAGACCTGGTGCAACCCGCCCGGCCGCGGCATGGGCCCGCGCCCCACCGCCGACACCGGACAGCCGCTCGTCGACGCCTATCTGTACGTGAAGACCATCGGCGACTCCGACGGCAGCTGCACCCGCGGCACCACCGGCCCCGCCGACCCGGTGTACGGAGTGGTCGACCCGCCCGCCGGCGCCTGGTGGCCGGAGTTCGCCCACGCGCTCGCCCGCGACGCCGAACCCGCACTGCTGCCCTGA
- a CDS encoding glycosyltransferase has translation MPSIVIPAHNEERTLGRLLDRLLDGAGEGEFDILVVANGCTDGTAAVATARGPGVRVVETPVPSKHEALRLGDRHAEGFPRVYVDADVELGAADVRALTAALSGPGAVLAAAPERELPMTGCSWRVRAYYRVWQRLPAVREGLFGRGVIAMTGEGHARIAALPPLMADDLAASLAFAPAERAVVPAARVVVRPPRTWPDLIRRRVRAATSTAQLEERQRESVESPTPAAIAAAPTTPAPPPTARTGLGDLRALLRAEPTLLPAMLVFLSAALTARRGARKAIRARDFDTWLRDESSRQE, from the coding sequence GTGCCCAGCATCGTGATCCCCGCGCACAACGAGGAACGCACCCTCGGCCGGCTGCTCGACCGCCTTCTGGACGGCGCCGGCGAGGGGGAGTTCGACATCCTCGTCGTGGCCAACGGCTGTACGGACGGCACCGCCGCCGTCGCCACCGCCCGCGGCCCCGGGGTCCGCGTCGTCGAGACCCCCGTCCCGTCCAAGCACGAGGCCCTGCGCCTCGGCGACCGGCACGCCGAGGGCTTCCCCCGGGTGTACGTGGACGCCGACGTGGAACTCGGCGCCGCCGACGTGCGTGCGCTGACCGCCGCACTCTCCGGCCCCGGCGCTGTGCTCGCCGCCGCGCCCGAGCGCGAGTTGCCGATGACCGGCTGCTCCTGGCGGGTGCGGGCCTATTACCGGGTCTGGCAGCGGCTGCCCGCCGTGCGCGAGGGGCTGTTCGGGCGCGGGGTGATCGCCATGACCGGCGAGGGCCATGCCCGTATCGCCGCGCTCCCGCCGCTGATGGCCGACGACCTCGCCGCGTCCCTCGCCTTCGCGCCCGCCGAACGCGCCGTCGTCCCGGCCGCCAGGGTCGTCGTGCGCCCGCCGCGCACCTGGCCCGACCTGATCCGCCGCCGGGTCCGCGCGGCCACCTCGACGGCCCAACTGGAGGAGCGGCAGCGGGAGTCGGTGGAATCTCCCACTCCGGCCGCCATCGCCGCCGCCCCCACCACCCCGGCCCCGCCGCCCACCGCCCGCACCGGCCTCGGCGACCTCCGCGCCCTGCTGCGCGCCGAACCCACCCTGCTCCCCGCGATGCTCGTCTTCCTGTCGGCGGCGCTCACGGCGCGCAGGGGCGCGCGCAAGGCGATCAGGGCGCGCGACTTCGACACCTGGCTGAGGGACGAGAGCAGCCGGCAGGAGTGA
- a CDS encoding sugar transferase — MTVLPVTHERHRVESTHVDLPLRPWWRRRHQLALLAADSAAAGLAALFVLRAGGHWPAVAALPPAWAAVLHAHGGYARGPLGSGTEVYRRVLRGALVLPALAAVLGWGLGRDPDLMYEMILAAPVAAGLSLGVRYALRRRLRGHWARGRGRTTAVLVGPSAGVAELLAALLRDRLPGAPPGSVLQGMDIAGVCLTDPVNAAEVDRYDVQVLGGVDEVPGAIRMFGEATAVVVLPSAEIDAPLLRRLAWSTAAAGGDFLIAPAFGDVAASRLEVRPVGGVPLIHVRAPRMSRLSRLPKELADRLVAAVLLLLLSPLMCGVALAVRLGSKGPALFRQVRVGLHGKQFTMLKFRTMRPDAEARRAELAHANHNSDGLLFKVRDDPRVTRIGATLRRYSLDELPQLFNVLSGRMSLIGPRPPLPEEVAGYTHEVRRRLLVKPGLTGLWQVSGRSDLPWEEAVRLDLAYVDNWSLRLDAEILLRTGPAVVRGTGAY, encoded by the coding sequence ATGACCGTCCTGCCGGTCACGCATGAGCGGCACCGTGTCGAATCCACACATGTCGACCTTCCTCTCCGCCCGTGGTGGCGGAGAAGACACCAGCTCGCGCTGCTCGCCGCGGACTCCGCGGCGGCGGGCCTCGCCGCACTCTTCGTGCTGCGCGCGGGCGGTCACTGGCCGGCCGTGGCGGCGCTGCCGCCGGCCTGGGCGGCCGTGCTGCACGCCCACGGCGGTTACGCGCGGGGCCCGTTGGGCTCCGGCACCGAGGTGTACCGGCGGGTGCTGCGCGGCGCGCTCGTCCTTCCGGCGCTCGCGGCCGTCCTGGGCTGGGGCCTGGGCCGCGATCCGGACCTGATGTACGAGATGATCCTGGCCGCACCGGTGGCCGCGGGGCTCTCGCTGGGCGTCCGGTACGCCCTGCGGCGGCGGCTGCGCGGGCACTGGGCGCGCGGCCGGGGCCGTACCACCGCCGTCCTGGTCGGCCCGTCGGCCGGGGTGGCCGAGCTGCTCGCCGCCCTGCTCCGGGACCGGCTGCCGGGCGCGCCCCCGGGCTCCGTGCTCCAGGGCATGGACATCGCCGGGGTGTGCCTGACGGACCCGGTGAACGCCGCCGAGGTGGACCGCTACGACGTGCAGGTGCTCGGCGGGGTCGACGAAGTGCCCGGTGCGATACGGATGTTCGGAGAAGCGACGGCCGTCGTGGTGCTGCCGTCGGCGGAGATCGACGCGCCGCTGCTCCGCCGGCTCGCGTGGAGCACGGCGGCCGCCGGGGGCGACTTCCTGATCGCCCCGGCCTTCGGCGACGTGGCCGCGTCGCGCCTTGAGGTGCGGCCGGTCGGCGGGGTGCCGCTGATCCACGTACGGGCGCCGCGCATGTCACGCCTTTCCCGGCTCCCGAAGGAGCTGGCCGACCGGCTGGTGGCGGCGGTGCTGCTCCTGCTCCTTTCCCCGCTGATGTGCGGGGTGGCGCTCGCCGTAAGGCTCGGCAGCAAGGGTCCGGCGCTGTTCCGGCAGGTCCGGGTGGGGCTGCACGGCAAGCAGTTCACGATGCTGAAGTTCCGGACGATGCGGCCGGACGCGGAGGCCCGCCGGGCGGAGCTGGCGCACGCCAATCACAACAGCGACGGTCTGCTGTTCAAGGTGCGCGACGATCCGCGGGTGACCCGGATCGGGGCCACGCTGCGCCGCTACTCGCTCGACGAACTGCCGCAGCTGTTCAACGTGCTGAGCGGGCGCATGTCGCTGATCGGTCCGCGGCCGCCACTGCCCGAGGAGGTCGCGGGCTACACCCACGAGGTGCGCCGCCGGCTGCTCGTGAAGCCCGGGCTCACCGGTCTGTGGCAGGTCAGCGGGCGCTCCGACCTGCCGTGGGAGGAGGCGGTCCGCCTCGACCTCGCGTACGTGGACAACTGGTCGCTCCGCCTGGACGCCGAGATCCTGCTGCGCACCGGCCCCGCCGTGGTCCGCGGCACCGGCGCCTACTGA
- a CDS encoding Gfo/Idh/MocA family protein has product MNEADRPDERLGVAVIGAGYWGPNLVRNFQASDRFRLRWLCDLDVARAERVLGGYSTVRATADYAAVLADPEVAAVAVATPAGTHLDVALAALRAGKHVLVEKPLATTYADGARLVAEAEERGLTLMCDHTYCYTPAVAKIRELVHQGALGEIHYVDSVRINLGLVQKDIDVLWDLAPHDLSILDFILPEHVEPVAVAAHGADPIGAGRDCITYLTLQLNTGAIAHVHVNWLSPTKVRTTMVGGAKRTLVWDDLNPAQRLAVFDRGVDLTTPQDLGADERREALISYRSGDMVAPALGEKEALRGMVDEFAAAITEGRAPLTDGRAGLRVLDILEAASRSLEFRGAVVGLRTGGDRALPALPTPRDGSAKNVNEAAGERR; this is encoded by the coding sequence TTGAACGAAGCCGACCGACCCGACGAGCGGCTGGGAGTCGCCGTCATAGGCGCCGGCTACTGGGGACCCAACCTGGTGCGCAACTTCCAGGCCAGCGACCGGTTCCGGCTGCGCTGGCTGTGCGACCTCGATGTCGCGCGCGCCGAGCGGGTCCTCGGCGGGTACTCCACCGTGCGGGCCACCGCCGACTACGCGGCGGTGCTCGCCGACCCGGAGGTCGCCGCGGTCGCCGTCGCCACCCCGGCCGGCACCCATCTGGACGTGGCGCTCGCCGCGCTGCGCGCCGGGAAGCACGTCCTGGTCGAGAAGCCGCTGGCCACCACCTACGCCGACGGGGCGCGGCTGGTCGCGGAGGCCGAGGAGCGCGGGCTGACCCTGATGTGCGACCACACGTACTGCTACACCCCGGCCGTGGCGAAGATCCGCGAGCTGGTGCACCAGGGCGCGCTCGGCGAGATCCACTACGTGGACTCGGTGCGGATCAACCTCGGCCTGGTGCAGAAGGACATCGACGTGCTGTGGGACCTGGCCCCGCACGATCTGTCGATCCTGGACTTCATCCTGCCCGAGCACGTGGAGCCGGTGGCGGTCGCCGCGCACGGCGCGGACCCGATCGGCGCGGGCCGGGACTGCATCACGTACCTCACGCTGCAGCTGAACACCGGGGCCATCGCGCATGTGCACGTGAACTGGCTGTCCCCGACCAAGGTGCGCACCACCATGGTCGGCGGCGCCAAGCGCACCCTGGTCTGGGACGACCTGAACCCGGCGCAGCGCCTCGCGGTCTTCGACCGGGGCGTGGACCTGACCACGCCGCAGGACCTGGGCGCGGACGAGCGCCGGGAGGCGCTGATCTCGTACCGCAGCGGCGACATGGTCGCACCGGCGCTCGGCGAGAAGGAGGCGCTGCGCGGCATGGTCGACGAGTTCGCGGCGGCGATCACCGAGGGCCGGGCGCCGCTGACCGACGGGCGGGCGGGCCTCAGGGTCCTGGACATTCTGGAGGCGGCCTCGCGGAGCCTGGAGTTCCGCGGTGCGGTCGTCGGTCTGCGGACCGGTGGTGACCGGGCACTGCCCGCACTGCCGACACCGCGGGACGGGTCTGCGAAGAACGTGAACGAAGCGGCGGGAGAACGGCGTTGA
- a CDS encoding aminotransferase class I/II-fold pyridoxal phosphate-dependent enzyme has product MSDFEGKRILVTGGAGTIGSHVTDLLVEGGAREVVVLDNFVRGRRANLARAMASGRVELVEGDIRDAATVRRVTEGADLVYHLAAIRITQCAEEPRLANEVMVDGTFNVLEAAAAAGVGKVIASSSASVYGLAESFPTTERHHPYNNDTFYGAAKAFNEGMLRSFHAMYGLDYVALRYFNVYGPRMDIHGLYTEVLIRWMERIEAGEPPLILGDGTQTMDFVDVRDIARANILAARPELTDEVFNVASATETSLRELADALLDVMGSDLEPVHGPARAVNGVTRRLADTTLAEERLGFKAEIDLRTGLKDLVDWWRAEKGATATDADRAAARPVKIPVMVPWLGEEEATAAADAVRSGWVAQGPRVAAFEQAFAERVGAAHGVAVSSCTTALHLALVALGLGPGDEVIVPSLSFIATANAVRYVGAAPVFADVDLATGNLTAATVDAVRTARTRAVLVVHQAGVPADVAALRAACEGWGLPLVEDAACAIGSTVDGGSVGRGALLAAWSFHPRKLLTTGEGGMVTTDDAEWAARLRRLREHGMNVSAADRHASGKPVLESYLETGFNYRMTDIQAAVGLAQLEKLDALVARRRELAARYTELLTDLPGLRPVRDPEHGTGNFQSYWVLLDTRFPVGRDELLARLAESGISARRGIMASHLEPAYAGHPAGPLPVTERISRDSLILPLFHTMTEEQQDRVVAALREAAAGR; this is encoded by the coding sequence TTGAGCGACTTCGAGGGCAAGCGGATCCTGGTCACCGGCGGTGCCGGGACGATCGGCTCGCATGTGACGGACCTGCTGGTCGAGGGGGGTGCGCGCGAGGTGGTCGTGCTCGACAACTTCGTGCGCGGCCGGCGGGCCAATCTGGCCCGGGCGATGGCGAGCGGCCGGGTGGAGCTGGTCGAGGGCGACATCCGGGACGCGGCGACGGTGCGCCGGGTGACCGAGGGCGCCGATCTCGTGTACCACCTGGCGGCGATCCGGATCACCCAGTGCGCGGAGGAGCCGCGGCTCGCCAACGAGGTGATGGTCGACGGCACGTTCAACGTCCTGGAGGCCGCGGCGGCGGCCGGGGTGGGCAAGGTGATCGCCTCGTCCTCGGCCTCGGTCTACGGTCTGGCCGAGTCGTTCCCGACGACCGAGCGCCATCACCCGTACAACAACGACACCTTCTACGGGGCGGCGAAGGCCTTCAACGAGGGCATGCTGCGCAGTTTCCACGCGATGTACGGCCTGGACTACGTGGCCCTTCGCTACTTCAACGTGTACGGGCCGCGGATGGACATCCACGGCCTGTACACCGAGGTGCTGATCCGCTGGATGGAGCGGATCGAGGCGGGCGAGCCGCCGCTGATCCTGGGCGACGGCACGCAGACGATGGACTTCGTGGACGTCCGCGACATCGCGCGCGCCAACATCCTGGCCGCGCGGCCCGAGTTGACCGACGAGGTGTTCAACGTGGCCTCGGCGACCGAGACCTCGCTTCGGGAGCTCGCGGACGCGCTGCTCGACGTGATGGGCTCGGACCTGGAGCCGGTGCACGGCCCGGCGCGCGCGGTCAACGGCGTGACGCGGCGGCTCGCGGACACCACGCTCGCCGAGGAGCGGCTCGGCTTCAAGGCCGAGATCGATCTGCGGACGGGTCTGAAGGACCTGGTCGACTGGTGGCGGGCCGAGAAGGGCGCGACCGCGACGGACGCCGACCGGGCGGCCGCGCGGCCGGTGAAGATCCCGGTGATGGTGCCGTGGCTGGGCGAGGAGGAGGCGACGGCCGCCGCCGACGCCGTGCGCTCCGGCTGGGTCGCGCAGGGGCCGCGGGTCGCCGCCTTCGAGCAGGCCTTCGCCGAGCGGGTCGGCGCCGCGCACGGCGTGGCCGTCAGCTCCTGCACCACCGCCCTGCACCTGGCGCTGGTCGCGCTCGGCCTGGGCCCCGGGGACGAGGTGATCGTCCCCTCGCTGTCCTTCATCGCCACCGCCAACGCCGTACGGTACGTGGGCGCCGCACCGGTCTTCGCCGATGTCGACCTGGCCACCGGCAACCTCACGGCGGCGACCGTGGACGCGGTCCGCACCGCGCGCACCAGGGCGGTGCTCGTCGTCCACCAGGCCGGGGTGCCGGCCGATGTCGCGGCGCTCCGGGCGGCCTGCGAGGGCTGGGGGCTGCCGCTGGTCGAGGACGCGGCCTGTGCGATCGGCTCGACCGTCGACGGCGGGTCCGTCGGCCGGGGCGCGCTGCTCGCCGCCTGGTCGTTCCACCCGCGCAAGCTGCTCACCACCGGCGAGGGCGGCATGGTCACCACCGACGACGCCGAGTGGGCGGCGCGGCTGCGGCGGCTGCGCGAGCACGGCATGAACGTGTCGGCGGCCGACCGGCACGCGAGCGGCAAGCCCGTCCTGGAGAGCTATCTGGAGACCGGGTTCAACTACCGGATGACCGACATCCAGGCGGCGGTCGGCCTGGCCCAGCTGGAGAAACTGGACGCGCTGGTGGCCCGGCGCCGCGAACTGGCGGCCCGATACACGGAGTTGCTGACGGACCTGCCGGGCCTGCGGCCGGTGCGGGACCCGGAGCACGGGACGGGGAACTTCCAGTCGTACTGGGTGCTGCTCGACACCCGCTTCCCGGTCGGCCGCGACGAACTCCTCGCCCGGCTCGCCGAGTCGGGGATCTCGGCGCGGCGCGGCATCATGGCGAGCCATCTCGAACCGGCCTACGCCGGGCACCCGGCCGGGCCGCTGCCGGTCACCGAGCGGATCAGCCGCGACTCGCTGATCCTGCCGCTGTTCCACACGATGACCGAGGAGCAGCAGGACCGGGTGGTCGCGGCGCTGCGGGAAGCGGCGGCGGGTCGGTGA
- a CDS encoding acetyltransferase encodes MTARLVIIGAGGFARETAQAARAAGLPLAGHLDDDPALHGAEVDGVPVLGGTGLVPELPDASFVVCVGSPRDYASRARIVARLGLPEERYTTVVHPTAAVSASSVLGPGTVLLAHTVLTAAVTVGRHVAVMPHTVLTHDDVLGDFATLASGVRLGGTVRVGTGAYLGAGAMVREGTAVGAWSLVGMGSVVLADLPPGEVWAGSPAHRLRTAPPPALEQLAAHDTVAAAPPVPARGANR; translated from the coding sequence GTGACCGCACGGCTCGTGATCATCGGTGCGGGCGGGTTCGCGCGGGAGACCGCGCAGGCCGCCCGCGCCGCCGGCCTGCCGCTCGCGGGTCATCTGGACGACGATCCGGCGCTGCACGGCGCCGAGGTGGACGGGGTGCCGGTGCTCGGCGGCACCGGGCTCGTGCCCGAGCTCCCGGACGCCTCGTTCGTGGTGTGCGTGGGCAGCCCCCGCGACTACGCCTCCCGGGCCCGGATCGTCGCCCGCCTCGGCCTGCCCGAGGAGCGCTACACCACGGTGGTGCATCCGACCGCCGCCGTCTCGGCGAGCTCGGTGCTCGGCCCCGGCACGGTGCTGCTCGCGCACACCGTCCTGACGGCCGCGGTGACGGTGGGCCGGCATGTGGCGGTGATGCCGCACACCGTGCTCACCCACGACGACGTGCTCGGCGACTTCGCCACCCTCGCCTCGGGCGTACGGCTCGGGGGCACCGTCCGGGTCGGCACCGGCGCCTATCTCGGGGCGGGCGCGATGGTCCGCGAGGGCACCGCGGTCGGCGCCTGGTCGCTGGTCGGCATGGGCTCCGTGGTCCTCGCCGACCTGCCGCCGGGCGAGGTGTGGGCGGGCTCGCCCGCCCACCGCCTGCGCACCGCGCCGCCGCCCGCGCTCGAACAGCTCGCGGCGCACGACACCGTCGCCGCCGCCCCACCCGTACCGGCTCGAGGAGCGAACCGCTGA
- a CDS encoding DegT/DnrJ/EryC1/StrS family aminotransferase gives MNHIPLVDLKAAHAEVEAEIRAGFDRVLANTAFIGGEEVAEFEREYAAFGGVAHVVGVANGTDALELALRASGVGAGDEVVLPANTFIATAGAVARTGARPVLVDCAPDTLLIDTAAALAAVGEATRAVVPVHLYGQCADVAALAAGLPERVRIVEDAAQSQGASRAGRTPGSGGIAATSFYPGKNLGAYGDAGAVLTDDPEAAALVRAVANHGGVAKYRHDVPGFNSRLDGLQAVVLRAKLRRLAAGNEARRTAAARYDELLAPLAEAGRVVLPVTDGGNAHVWHLYVLRVPGADRDAVVGKLNASGIGAGVHYPQPVHLTPAYAHLGHKRGDFPHAERAADEILSLPLFPQITHDQQRRVVDALVNALD, from the coding sequence ATGAACCACATTCCCCTGGTCGACCTGAAGGCGGCGCACGCGGAGGTCGAGGCCGAGATACGCGCCGGCTTCGACCGGGTCCTCGCGAACACCGCCTTCATCGGCGGCGAGGAGGTCGCGGAGTTCGAGCGCGAGTACGCCGCGTTCGGCGGGGTCGCCCATGTGGTCGGCGTCGCCAACGGCACCGACGCCCTGGAGCTGGCGCTGCGGGCGAGCGGGGTCGGCGCGGGCGACGAGGTCGTGCTGCCCGCCAACACCTTCATCGCCACCGCCGGGGCGGTGGCCCGCACCGGCGCCCGGCCGGTCCTGGTCGACTGCGCCCCCGACACCCTGCTCATCGACACCGCCGCCGCGCTCGCCGCGGTCGGCGAGGCCACCCGGGCGGTGGTGCCGGTGCATCTGTACGGGCAGTGCGCGGACGTCGCCGCGCTCGCCGCCGGCCTGCCGGAGCGGGTGCGGATCGTGGAGGACGCGGCGCAGAGCCAGGGCGCGAGCCGCGCCGGGCGCACCCCGGGCAGCGGCGGCATCGCCGCGACCAGCTTCTACCCGGGCAAGAACCTCGGCGCGTACGGCGACGCGGGCGCGGTGCTCACCGACGACCCGGAGGCCGCGGCCCTGGTGCGGGCCGTCGCCAATCACGGCGGGGTGGCGAAGTACCGGCACGACGTGCCCGGGTTCAACAGCCGGCTCGACGGTCTGCAGGCCGTCGTGCTGCGGGCCAAGCTGCGCCGGCTCGCGGCCGGCAACGAGGCCCGGCGGACGGCGGCGGCCCGTTACGACGAGCTGCTCGCCCCGCTCGCGGAGGCCGGCCGGGTGGTCCTGCCGGTCACCGACGGGGGCAACGCACATGTCTGGCACCTGTATGTGCTGCGGGTGCCGGGCGCCGACCGGGACGCGGTGGTGGGCAAGCTCAACGCGAGCGGCATCGGGGCGGGCGTGCACTATCCGCAGCCGGTGCACCTGACGCCCGCGTACGCCCATCTCGGCCATAAACGCGGGGACTTCCCGCACGCGGAACGGGCCGCCGACGAGATCCTGTCGCTGCCCCTCTTCCCGCAGATCACCCACGACCAGCAGCGCAGGGTCGTGGACGCACTGGTGAACGCCCTGGACTGA